The Paenibacillus sp. FSL W8-0426 region TGGACCAGAAGGTGTTCCCCAGACACAAATCGTGCGGGGAGTTCATGAGCCCGGAAACCGGGCAGATGCTGGCCATGCTGGGGCTGGCCGAGCTGTCTCGAGAACTGCAGCCGGCCATCATTCGGGAGGCTGCCTTGATCTTTGAACATGGAGCCCGCGTCAGCATGCCGCTCCCTGGGGAAGCATGGGGCATAAGCCGCTACGCCCTTGACTTGAAGCTGCATGAGGCTGCTTTGGAGGCGGGCGCGGAGATATGGGAAGGATGCAAGGTAGAAGGCATTGCCGAAATCCGGAGTGAACGGAGCAGGTATCCTTTGGAGAATACGGCGTACCGGTTGAACGTTGACCATCATGGACAATCGTGCATCATCGAAGCGCGGGTTGCATTCGGTGCGTGGGGCTCCCGCAGACCGAGCCGTCTGCTTCCGGCCAACGATAAGAACGCCGTAAAGGGAAAAACGGCCCGCAGAACGACAATGGGCCAACATCCCGACCAGGTTGGGGTAAAACTCCATTATGAAGGGATCACGGGCGGCGAGGCCGTCGAATTGTATTTCTGCGAGGGCGGTTACGTCGGAATTGCTCCGATCGAAAAACAGCGGCTTAACGTCGCCGCCCTGCTGGATCTGCGGACCGTTCAAAAATGGGGGAAAAGCGTGGCCGAAATCATCGATGCGGCAGCATCCACGAATAAGGCCCTCGCCGACAGGCTCGAAGGAGGCATTCCGATTGCGGACACGTCCACGGCCCAGTCTCCTGTCCGGATCACCTCCCGCCCGGAGCCATGGGGAACCGTGCCGCATATCGGTGATGCCGCCATGGTCATCCCGCCGCTGTGCGGGGACGGGATGTCGATTGCGCTCCGCTCGGCGCTTCAGGCAAGCAGCGTCGCCGAGCTGTATTTAAACGGAAGCATTTCGCATGACGGTTGGAAACGAAAGCATATCAGCCGATTGCAGCGCGAGTTTGGAAGGGTGTTAAAGGTTGGCGGACTGCTGCAAGCAGCTAGCCGGGTGCCGATTCTAACAAAGATGGCTCCCGGAGCCCTTCGGCTGTTCCCTCCTCTGCGCGGCTGGATGGTGAGGGCAACACGTCTGAAAGAAACGGAACGATGAATCTGATCATGAAGGAGCATGGATATGGTTTATCGCCGCCTTGCTTTCTTGATATGCCGATATCCGTGGTTCATCATGGTCTGTTGGGCATTCATTATCGCGATGTCAGCGGTCTGGGCGCTGCGGCTGCCGGACGTTGTGCAGGATCACGGGTTGAAGGTGGTTAATGGTGAGGGGGAACGCGTGCAGCGTGCTTTGAAGCAGGAGTTCGGCATGCCGATGGAGCCCGTCATCGTTGTGTTTGATAAAAATGCCAACACGCCTCATGCCGAATTCGTGGAATGGATCAAGCAGCATATCGAGCGAATGCGCGCTCTGCCGGACGTAAAATCGGTCATTTCGCCTTTCGAGCTTGGCGGAAACCGGATGTTTCAGGAGCACATGGCAGTGGTCTTTCTCGACTATGGCGATCTACCTGCCCGGCAAATGAGGGCACCGCTTGCCGAACTTCGCTCGGTCATGAAACAGGATGCGCATGGAACGATCAGTCTCACCGGCAAAAAGGTGGTGCAGCAGGACGTAAACGCCCTGAGCTTTCGTGATCTGGAGCATGCCGAATGGTTTGGGCTGCCGCTTGCCTTGCTTGTTCTGTGTTATGCATTCCGTGGACTGCGTGCAGCCTGCTTGGCCGTATCCATGGGTATCGCCGCCGTCGTTGTTGCCATGGGAGCTCTGGCTTTGCTGGGTCATTGCATGGAATTATCGAATTTTGTCATTAACGTCATTCCTATGGTCGGCATGGCGCTGAGTTTGGATTTTGCGTTAATTCTGCTGGGACGGTGTCGGGAAGAGTGGCACGGGGAGGGAGGCCTGGGGCAGTCAGGCATGGAGCGAATGATGCAGCAGACGCTTCGGACCGCGGGAAGAGCCGTCCTGTTTTCCGCGGCATGCGTACTGCTCGGCCTGATCGGATTGTTATGGATCCGGCTGCCGATGTTCGCAAGTGTTGCCCTTGGAGCCATCGCCGCGTTGATTGTATCGGTGCTGTTGAATTTTACCTTGCTGCCGGCGATCGCATGTTTGTATGCGCGGCATATGTTTGGCAGTAAACGCGGCGTAATCCTTCCTGATAAAACGGCTTCCAAATCCGCATGGCAGCGCTGGTCCGGTTATGTCATGAAACATCCTGTTCGCATGGCGCTGCTTGGCTCGGGCGCGCTGCTGCTGTGCGTGCTGCCGGTTCAGCACATGGAGCTTTCGGTACCCGATGCCGCCTCGTTGCCCGTATCAGCGGAATCCCGCATCGCGGCAGAACGTTTGCAGCAGTCATTTTCGGATCCGGATGTCTCGGTAATCGATATTCTGATCGGAGCAAGGGAAGAGAGATTGACCGCGGCGGACTGGAGGGCAGCTGCGGAGCTGGTGCAGCGGCTCTCCCGGGATCACGGCGTGGTTGAAGTCGAGAGCGCGTGGGGGAAATCGGCCGTCGCTTTTCCTGAATACATGACCGGGAAGCCGGGGGTTGCAAGTTCGCGGAAAGTGTCGGCGGAGCAGCGGAAAACTTGGCTGCGCAGCCATGCCTCGACCCATGCCATCCGTATGTCCGCCGTGATTCGAGGAGTGCCCGGTTCCACGGAAGCCACGGATTGGATCGAGCGGATGAAAACGACGGATGCGCAGGCGATCCCCGCAAACGTTAACGTTCTTT contains the following coding sequences:
- a CDS encoding MMPL family transporter, translating into MVYRRLAFLICRYPWFIMVCWAFIIAMSAVWALRLPDVVQDHGLKVVNGEGERVQRALKQEFGMPMEPVIVVFDKNANTPHAEFVEWIKQHIERMRALPDVKSVISPFELGGNRMFQEHMAVVFLDYGDLPARQMRAPLAELRSVMKQDAHGTISLTGKKVVQQDVNALSFRDLEHAEWFGLPLALLVLCYAFRGLRAACLAVSMGIAAVVVAMGALALLGHCMELSNFVINVIPMVGMALSLDFALILLGRCREEWHGEGGLGQSGMERMMQQTLRTAGRAVLFSAACVLLGLIGLLWIRLPMFASVALGAIAALIVSVLLNFTLLPAIACLYARHMFGSKRGVILPDKTASKSAWQRWSGYVMKHPVRMALLGSGALLLCVLPVQHMELSVPDAASLPVSAESRIAAERLQQSFSDPDVSVIDILIGAREERLTAADWRAAAELVQRLSRDHGVVEVESAWGKSAVAFPEYMTGKPGVASSRKVSAEQRKTWLRSHASTHAIRMSAVIRGVPGSTEATDWIERMKTTDAQAIPANVNVLYGGEAVYQAEIMQQVKAGLPKVLVFVVVSNYIVLLAAFRSLLIPIKAILMNLLSLAASFGILAVVFNQGHLGIEATPIAIMIPAFIAGLVFGISMDYGVFMLSRIQEAYRLTGNSDLAVQRGLASSGRLITSAATILLAVTIPFAFGDVSGVKQLGVGITAAVIIDVTVIRLILVPALMKLMGRWNWWLPGCIPGR
- a CDS encoding FAD-dependent oxidoreductase, yielding MTKQVDAAIIGGGIAGSSLAIDLARKGWSTLVLDQKVFPRHKSCGEFMSPETGQMLAMLGLAELSRELQPAIIREAALIFEHGARVSMPLPGEAWGISRYALDLKLHEAALEAGAEIWEGCKVEGIAEIRSERSRYPLENTAYRLNVDHHGQSCIIEARVAFGAWGSRRPSRLLPANDKNAVKGKTARRTTMGQHPDQVGVKLHYEGITGGEAVELYFCEGGYVGIAPIEKQRLNVAALLDLRTVQKWGKSVAEIIDAAASTNKALADRLEGGIPIADTSTAQSPVRITSRPEPWGTVPHIGDAAMVIPPLCGDGMSIALRSALQASSVAELYLNGSISHDGWKRKHISRLQREFGRVLKVGGLLQAASRVPILTKMAPGALRLFPPLRGWMVRATRLKETER